A single region of the Mercenaria mercenaria strain notata chromosome 6, MADL_Memer_1, whole genome shotgun sequence genome encodes:
- the LOC123548907 gene encoding 60S ribosomal protein L13-like, translating into MAPKRNNVVPNGHFHKDWQNRVRTWFNQPMRKKRRRATRVKKARTIAPRPVAGPLRPVVRCQTVKYNTKVRAGRGFTLEELKAAGVYKRQALAIGIAVDYRRRNRSMESLQQNVQRLKEYKSKLILFPKKASKPAKGDATAEEIKMATQLPGTVMPIRQSIRREKARAITADEKRYNPYVALRTARANKRLQGYREKKAKEKAQEDIPSAKGKK; encoded by the exons ATGGCCCCTAAAAGGAATAATGTTGTGCCCAATGGGCATTTCCACAAAGATTGGCAGAACCGTGTCAGGACCTGGTTCAATCAGCCCATGCGAAAGAAGAGGCGTAGGGCAACAAGGGTCAAGAAAGCAAGAACAATAGCACCAAGACCAGTTGCTGGACCTCTGAGACCTGTGGTTCGCTGCCAAACTGTCAAATACAACACCAAGGTTCGAGCTGGTAGAGGTTTCACACTGGAGGAACTGAAG GCAGCTGGTGTGTACAAGAGGCAGGCCTTGGCCATTGGTATTGCTGTAGATTATCGTCGTAGAAACAGATCTATGGAGTCCCTCCAACAAAATGTTCAAAGATTGAAAGAATACAAGTCTAAATTGATTCTGTTCCCCAAGAAAGCAAGCAAACCAGCCAAGGGTGATGCCACT GCTGAAGAAATCAAGATGGCCACACAGTTACCTGGCACAGTTATGCCGATCAGACAGTCTATCCGTAGAGAAAAGGCCCGTGCTATCACTGCCGATGAGAAACGTTACAACCCATATGTTGCTCTCAGAACTGCCAGAGCCAACAAGAGACTTCAAG GTTACAGAGAAAAGAAGGCAAAAGAAAAGGCACAAGAAGATATCCCCTCCGCTAAAGGCAAAAAGTGA